In the genome of Enterococcus sp. DIV2402, the window GAAGATTTTCTAGAAGTAAATAGTATCCGTTTTGAAAAACTAACTTACCAAATCACGTGTGACCCCACTCTTGATTCATTAAAAATACCACGTCTTTGTTTATTACCCTTAATTGAAAATTCACTCAAGTACGGAATGAAAGTACGAAATGATTTGTTCATTCACGTGAATTGTTATCAAATAAGCGGTAAACAAATTTTTGAAATTACAGATAACGGTGTGGGATTTGAACAAGAAGCATTGAAAAACATTCAAAAACAAATTCAAAAAAAACATACGCATCATGGTTTAATCAACAGTTATCGTCGATTAGAAATGTTTTTTCATACAGTAAAACTAGATATTACACGGAAAAATGAGCAAACTATTATTCAATTCATTATTGAGGAGGACCGCAATGTATAAAGTATTAATTGTCGAAGATGAACATTTAATTCGTAAATGGTTAACGTATACTGTCGATTATCAAAGTTTAGGTTTGGTTATTATAGGTGAAGCTGAAAATGGAAAAATTGGCGAAGAAATGATTCGCCAACTAAAACCAGATATTGTACTGACTGATATCAATATGCCTGTATATGATGCCTTTACCATGTTTGAAAATACCAAAGATATCTCTTATCAAAAAATTATTCTATCTGGATACAATGACTTCCTTAATGCAAAAAAAGCCTTGCAATATGGGGTTCGTAATTTTATTACCAAACCAATTGTAGAAGAAGAACTTTATGACACATTGGTCACGCTTATTTCTGAAATGGAAGAATCCTCAAATGACGATTCTTTCTATGATGATCGTCAACTTTTACCTAAAGTTATTACCAAAAATAGTGTAGAACAAGAAATCGTGCAATGGATTCATCAACACTACGCTGAACGTTTTACCATTGCTGAATTAGCTTATGATTTAGGCTATAGTGAGAGCTATATTTATAAATGTATGAAAGAACATTTAGGAATCACCATTAATGACTACCTTAGTCGCTATCGTATTAAAATAGCCATCTATCTGATTCAAAAAGAGCACTCCATTAGAGTTTATGAACTCGCCGAAAAAGTTGGCTTCTCTGATTACAATTACTTTAACAAGGTGTTCAAAAAATATATGGGCATGACGATCACTGAATTTAAAGATACACGACTGAATCCATAGTCAAATACTTGCATTTTCCAAATCAAAAAAGTGATAGAATCCTGTCGTTTCAAGGATTCTATCACTTTTTTTGATTACTATCGGCTCAGATATATTCAAATCTTAGAAATGTTCACGTTTATTTCTTAGATCAGCGATGTTTATTTCGCGAAAATCTTGAATAATTTCATCGGCTACTAAATCTTGGACAGGGTATTCAGGATTTGCAAAGCCAATACAATACATCCCTGCAGCTTTAGCAGCTTTGCTACCATTGCGTGTGTCTTCAAAAACCAAACAGTTTTCAGGGGCAGCTCCTAATAATTCTGCGGTTCTTAAAAAGACATCTGGTGCTGGTTTAGAATGGACTACTTCTTCACTACTAACGAGTTGTGAAAAATACGATTTCAATCCAAGTTCTGTTAAATTATGTTCGATTTCTGATTTGCGAGATGACGAAGCTACGCCCAATTCAAAGCCAGCTGCAGCCAATTTTTTGACAAATTCTTGGACATGAGCAATCGCTCGAACACCATCTTGTTGCATCATTTCTTCACGACGATGATTCATTTCTTCAATATACTCATCGACAGAGCGTGGCAATTGTAATTCTTCTTTCATGGTTTGCCACATAAAATCCGCAGTTGTTCCCATAAACTGATATTGATAGGATTCTTCCTTCAAATGACCTTCCGCATGCAACATTTCTGTTTTTGAGCGCAAAAAAGTATATTCTGAATCAACTAGCACACCATCCATATCAAAAATAATAGTCGTAATCATTTAGATAGCTCCTTAATCGTTTCAACGGTAAAGTTTTCACGCCAATCATTATGGAAATCCGTTACAGCTTGTTGAATTGCAGGCATTTTAAATGCTTGAGCAAAAATATCCGGACCTGCAGTTATAGCCTGTGCCCCTCGACGACAAGCTTGGTTAACTTGAGCAATATTTTTGAAGCTAGCTGCTAAAACCTTACTTGTTGCTTTTGTTCGTGCAATTTCTTCAACTAATGCGCCAATCAAATCTGCTGCATCAATATTCAAATTTTCCATGCGATTATAATACGGCGCTAAATAATCAGCACCAGCCGCAATTGCTAAATAACCTTGAAATTCAGTATAAATCGCTGTTGCAGTAATTCGCATTCCTTGTTGTTTTAATTGCTTTATCGCTGTTAAACCCGCTTCATTTACTGGGATTTTAATATAAACTTCTTTCCCCAAATGTTCGATAATTTCATTAGCGTCACTGATAATTTCTTCCGCCGATTCACCTACTACTTGCACGTGTAAACTAGCTGAACCAATGATATCTTGAATCTCTTTTAAGTGTGCGTAAAAATCAATTTTACCTGCTTGTTTAAGAATTGTAGGATTAGAGGTTACTCCTGCTAACGGTAGAATAGCTTGATAATAACGAATTTGTTCTAAATCTACAGTGTCTAACATAAATTCCATTTTTCGTCTCCTCCATTCGAAAGTCTGGATAGAGTTCTACCCAGACTAATTTTTTATTGAATACGAATTGTACTGCTAATGCTAATTTCTGGCATTGGTTTATCTTCAACATACAATGTTCCTGGTAATTCTGGGGTTGTGGAGCCATCAAATTTAATGGTAATGTGTCCTAAACTTTCTAAATTTGATAAAACAACATCGCCCACCGAAGTAATTTGATAGTGTTGCTGATCAATCACCAATTCTTGTGTAGTAGTAATAGCACCCTCGACTGGATTAACCTCAATATTATAGCAATAATCGGCTAATGTCTCTGGGGCATCTTTACCAAATAAAATCACCATTTTCTCTTCTTTAAATAATTCTGCTTCTGGTCCAATGGAAAGAACCGTGGTAGTAAATACTGACATTACTTCTCCTCCTAAAAAACGAAATTAACTGTACAAACCAAAACTTGCTAACCATGCAACGACAACACGTGGTACTCCGTTTAAGAAACGAGAGTATAAAACAGCTGGCACACCAACTTCAACTGTTTCTGCTTCAGCTTCTTCTAATCCCAAACCAACAGGGATAAAGTCACAAGCATTTTGAGTATTAATCGCAAACAATGCAGGTAAAGCTAGCTGTGGTGGAATATTGCCTTTACCGATTTCCACACCAATTAAGGTTCCGATAACTTGGCTGATAACTGCTCCAGGGCCTAATAAAG includes:
- a CDS encoding response regulator transcription factor, which gives rise to MYKVLIVEDEHLIRKWLTYTVDYQSLGLVIIGEAENGKIGEEMIRQLKPDIVLTDINMPVYDAFTMFENTKDISYQKIILSGYNDFLNAKKALQYGVRNFITKPIVEEELYDTLVTLISEMEESSNDDSFYDDRQLLPKVITKNSVEQEIVQWIHQHYAERFTIAELAYDLGYSESYIYKCMKEHLGITINDYLSRYRIKIAIYLIQKEHSIRVYELAEKVGFSDYNYFNKVFKKYMGMTITEFKDTRLNP
- a CDS encoding HAD family hydrolase, yielding MITTIIFDMDGVLVDSEYTFLRSKTEMLHAEGHLKEESYQYQFMGTTADFMWQTMKEELQLPRSVDEYIEEMNHRREEMMQQDGVRAIAHVQEFVKKLAAAGFELGVASSSRKSEIEHNLTELGLKSYFSQLVSSEEVVHSKPAPDVFLRTAELLGAAPENCLVFEDTRNGSKAAKAAGMYCIGFANPEYPVQDLVADEIIQDFREINIADLRNKREHF
- a CDS encoding fructose-6-phosphate aldolase, which gives rise to MEFMLDTVDLEQIRYYQAILPLAGVTSNPTILKQAGKIDFYAHLKEIQDIIGSASLHVQVVGESAEEIISDANEIIEHLGKEVYIKIPVNEAGLTAIKQLKQQGMRITATAIYTEFQGYLAIAAGADYLAPYYNRMENLNIDAADLIGALVEEIARTKATSKVLAASFKNIAQVNQACRRGAQAITAGPDIFAQAFKMPAIQQAVTDFHNDWRENFTVETIKELSK
- a CDS encoding PTS glucitol/sorbitol transporter subunit IIA, which translates into the protein MSVFTTTVLSIGPEAELFKEEKMVILFGKDAPETLADYCYNIEVNPVEGAITTTQELVIDQQHYQITSVGDVVLSNLESLGHITIKFDGSTTPELPGTLYVEDKPMPEISISSTIRIQ